One Dysidea avara chromosome 7, odDysAvar1.4, whole genome shotgun sequence genomic region harbors:
- the LOC136261973 gene encoding KH homology domain-containing protein 4-like isoform X2: MNSSTTRGRKRSKWDQTPSEVVKPSEAAAEAAARLNAKLAAEGKLVLSNPPQLPPTSATSSSVLASTAAAAAATGTSKEQTCGFFSAEVEINNCIARSELIKTTTLTEINRATGAFVSVRGKYLTSEEQSDSNEKERSQYLHVQSTTQERVNNAVQRIKAIMIGEVTSKMPTMSQQHYVQDKVFIGMDHAPEAFCLLDRLSGPGGSYLAHIAQQTGAKVYLRGKGSGYLEPTSGREAFEALYLYISHPTQNGMVEAKKLCESLVSTVKKDLQQFTTPQGYGAQTSPYPPNMLQPPFYNQYHMMPHGHGPGVLPQQPYAQSIPPSHPPLQGSGTDVVPPPPFQYFSAMPPPPPPYVGAPQHMGPPPPLPMYGALPIPPPPPHTATIPVQSTVLPMEGYPERQPDNSSNTGTQDTSYSNSQSLATSTTNATDTKTPDKPAKRRFTEKPTIQPEILKIRPLTASQLRRE; this comes from the exons ATGAATAGTAGTACCACGAGAGGAAGGAAGCGGAGTAAATGGGACCAGACACCAAGCGAAGTGGTTAAGCCTTCCGAGGCGGCGGCCGAAGCAGCGGCGAGACTGAACGCAAAATTAGCCGCGGAAGGAAAACTAGTACTGTCAAATCCACCTCAATTACCC CCGACCAGTGCAACTTCTTCTTCTGTCTTAGCtagtactgctgctgctgctgctgctacaggGACGAGTAAAGAACAGACATGTGGTTTCTTTAGTGCTGAAGTGGAGATCAACAACTGCATTGCCAG GTCAGAGTTAATCAAGACAACTACATTAACTGAG ATCAACAGGGCCACTGGGGCATTTGTGTCAGTGCGTGGTAAATACTTGACATCTGAAGAGCAATCAGATAGCAATGAAAA AGAACGATCACAGTACCTTCACGTCCAGTCTACCACTCAGGAGAGAGTTAACA ACGCAGTTCAAAGGATAAAGGCCATCATGATTGGTGAGGTAACCAGCAAGATGCCCACTATGAGTCAG CAACATTATGTACAAGACAAGGTGTTTATTGGCATGGACCATGCTCCAGAGGCATTCTGTTTGCTGGACAGGCTGTCTGGCCCAGGG GGCAGTTACTTGGCTCACATAGCCCAACAGACTGGAGCTAAG GTTTACTTAAGAGGTAAAGGATCTGGTTATTTGGAACCAACCTCTGGCAGAGAAGCTTTTGAAGCACTTTACTTGTACATCAGTCATCCTACACAGAATGGAATGGTTGAGGCTAAAAAACTGTGCGAGAGCTTGGTATCCACTGTGAAGAAAGATCTCCAACAATTCACTACTCCTCAGGGCTATGGTGCACAAACTAGCCCTTATCCCCCCA ACATGCtccagccaccattttataacCAGTATCACATGATGCCACATGGGCATGGTCCCGGAGTATTACCACAGCAACCGTATGCCCAGTCCATCCCTCCATCACACCCGCCCCTG CAAGGAAGTGGTACAGATGTGGTTCCCCCACCACCATTCCAATATTTTAGTGCAATGCCACCCCCTCCTCCACCTTATGTTGGAGCTCCTCAACACATGGGACCACCTCCTCCGCTCCCTATGTATGGCGCACTACCAATACCACCTCCACCACCACATACTGCAACTATTCCAGTACAATCAACAG tgtTACCCATGGAGGGCTACCCAGAGAGACAGCCAGACAACAGCAGTAACACTGGTACACAAGATACAAGCTACAGCAACTCACAAAGTCTTGCTACTTCCACTACTAATGCTACTGACACAAAGACACCAGATAAACCAGCTAAAAGAAGATTCACAGAAAAA CCTACAATACAGCCTGAGATTTTAAAG ATCAGACCATTAACAGCCAGCCAGTTGAGGAGAGAGTAA
- the LOC136261973 gene encoding KH homology domain-containing protein 4-like isoform X1, with the protein MNSSTTRGRKRSKWDQTPSEVVKPSEAAAEAAARLNAKLAAEGKLVLSNPPQLPPTSATSSSVLASTAAAAAATGTSKEQTCGFFSAEVEINNCIARSELIKTTTLTEINRATGAFVSVRGKYLTSEEQSDSNEKERSQYLHVQSTTQERVNNAVQRIKAIMIGEVTSKMPTMSQQHYVQDKVFIGMDHAPEAFCLLDRLSGPGGSYLAHIAQQTGAKVYLRGKGSGYLEPTSGREAFEALYLYISHPTQNGMVEAKKLCESLVSTVKKDLQQFTTPQGYGAQTSPYPPNMLQPPFYNQYHMMPHGHGPGVLPQQPYAQSIPPSHPPLQGSGTDVVPPPPFQYFSAMPPPPPPYVGAPQHMGPPPPLPMYGALPIPPPPPHTATIPVQSTVLPMEGYPERQPDNSSNTGTQDTSYSNSQSLATSTTNATDTKTPDKPAKRRFTEKPTIQPEILKSSLSVNTYTDQTINSQPVEERVSDQVIEDDKKNKEQPPINSETVDNFKGQIVEEESDKWKPVANSKISDNKKDDRFFMPPPSGGFMFRKPSMIPPRDRVFPAKRPVPKSDDTTDIPPTLVELKQDVTKTETKVLQNEDDNSEDDEDDKPIKKLKLVVYGDSDSE; encoded by the exons ATGAATAGTAGTACCACGAGAGGAAGGAAGCGGAGTAAATGGGACCAGACACCAAGCGAAGTGGTTAAGCCTTCCGAGGCGGCGGCCGAAGCAGCGGCGAGACTGAACGCAAAATTAGCCGCGGAAGGAAAACTAGTACTGTCAAATCCACCTCAATTACCC CCGACCAGTGCAACTTCTTCTTCTGTCTTAGCtagtactgctgctgctgctgctgctacaggGACGAGTAAAGAACAGACATGTGGTTTCTTTAGTGCTGAAGTGGAGATCAACAACTGCATTGCCAG GTCAGAGTTAATCAAGACAACTACATTAACTGAG ATCAACAGGGCCACTGGGGCATTTGTGTCAGTGCGTGGTAAATACTTGACATCTGAAGAGCAATCAGATAGCAATGAAAA AGAACGATCACAGTACCTTCACGTCCAGTCTACCACTCAGGAGAGAGTTAACA ACGCAGTTCAAAGGATAAAGGCCATCATGATTGGTGAGGTAACCAGCAAGATGCCCACTATGAGTCAG CAACATTATGTACAAGACAAGGTGTTTATTGGCATGGACCATGCTCCAGAGGCATTCTGTTTGCTGGACAGGCTGTCTGGCCCAGGG GGCAGTTACTTGGCTCACATAGCCCAACAGACTGGAGCTAAG GTTTACTTAAGAGGTAAAGGATCTGGTTATTTGGAACCAACCTCTGGCAGAGAAGCTTTTGAAGCACTTTACTTGTACATCAGTCATCCTACACAGAATGGAATGGTTGAGGCTAAAAAACTGTGCGAGAGCTTGGTATCCACTGTGAAGAAAGATCTCCAACAATTCACTACTCCTCAGGGCTATGGTGCACAAACTAGCCCTTATCCCCCCA ACATGCtccagccaccattttataacCAGTATCACATGATGCCACATGGGCATGGTCCCGGAGTATTACCACAGCAACCGTATGCCCAGTCCATCCCTCCATCACACCCGCCCCTG CAAGGAAGTGGTACAGATGTGGTTCCCCCACCACCATTCCAATATTTTAGTGCAATGCCACCCCCTCCTCCACCTTATGTTGGAGCTCCTCAACACATGGGACCACCTCCTCCGCTCCCTATGTATGGCGCACTACCAATACCACCTCCACCACCACATACTGCAACTATTCCAGTACAATCAACAG tgtTACCCATGGAGGGCTACCCAGAGAGACAGCCAGACAACAGCAGTAACACTGGTACACAAGATACAAGCTACAGCAACTCACAAAGTCTTGCTACTTCCACTACTAATGCTACTGACACAAAGACACCAGATAAACCAGCTAAAAGAAGATTCACAGAAAAA CCTACAATACAGCCTGAGATTTTAAAG TCCTCTCTCAGTGTTAATACATATACAGATCAGACCATTAACAGCCAGCCAGTTGAGGAGAGAGTAAGTGATCAAGTGATTGAAGATGACAAAAAGAATAAAGAACAGCCACCAATTAACAGTGAGACTGTTGACAACTTCAAGGGACAAATAGTtgaagaagaaagtgacaaGTGGAAACCTGTTGCAAATTCTAAAATTTCTGATAATAAAAAGGATGATAGATTTTTCATGCCTCCCCCTTCTGGAGGTTTCATGTTCAGGAAACCATCGATGATTCCACCACGGGACAGAGTTTTTCCAG CAAAACGACCAGTGCCCAAGTCAGATGATACTACAGACATACCACCAACATTAGTAGAACTGAAGCAAGATGTCACGAAAACAGAAACGAAAGTACTTCAGAATGAAGATGACAACAGTGAGGACGATGAAGATGACAAAccaattaaaaaattaaaattagttgtatatgGTGACAGTGATTCTGAATAA